aaatacaataatttaagaACCCCATTAGAAAAAGCTAAACGGGTTTTAAACGGGTTAGGCCGTTGTAGCATCCCTAATGTCCGGTTTAATATGGGTTGATTTGGTTGTTGAATTTCTTGTACTAATGTTAGAACCGGTTAATGTCAAAGGTATCGTACGACGATTAGTTTTTCCCCGGTGAGAACCAAGTGAGGCAAAAAGACGAGAGGAGCGATCATCAGAGctagaagaaaaggaaaaaagaaaggaTCTTCCATGGACAATATCTGAGAACCCAAACCCATCTGGTAATTTAAATCCTGATCTGGGAAGCTCGATCTTCCTTTAGGGAATCTTAAACTTCGTCGAGATTTCAATGGTGTTGGTATTGGCATTGGGGGATCTTCATGTACCCCATAGAGCGGCTGATCTACCCCCAAAGTTCAAATCCATGCTTGTTCCTGGCAAGATTCAACACATCATCTGCACTGGAAACCTCTGCATCAAAGTAGgctctttttttcttaaataaattaaaaaaaaataataatattttgcttCATTCTGTCTGATGTTATTGTCTCTGGGATACTTACatatgaggaagaagaaaagatgACCCTGAGAGCGAGAATAGACCCTAACTCAATCCTTATCTAATTTATTCTGTATCTGCTTGGCTTAAGGAGTTACATTCCAATTTTGTCTTTTGTGGTTAAGCAGAGCATATTTTTTTGACTGTTTTAGGAAATCCATGACTACTTGAAGACTATCTGCCCTGATTTGCATATAGTTCGAGGTGAGTTTGACGAAGATGCACGATACTCTGAGACTAAAACTTTGACTATTGGCCAATTCAAGCTGGGACTGTGCCACGGCCACCaggttctctttgtttttgctGCTTATTATATGAATACTCATTTGTTACCAAAGTTTGCTATAAGGATGATAACATAATCTTCCTCTTACCGACTATATTGAATTAGTGATCACATAAAGTATCCGTCTCTCTACTCTTTTACCGACAATATTGCTGTAAGAGATTCTCGATTTGTTCTACAGGTGATCCCATGGGGTGATTTAGACTCACTAGCCATGCTTCAGAGACAGCTCGACGTGGACATACTTGTAACAGGACATACCCACCAGTTCACAGCCTACAAACACGAGGGAGGAGTTGTCATAAACCCGGGCTCTGCGACTGGAGCTTATAGCAGTATAAACCAAGATGTTAACCCCAGCTTTGTTCTTATGGATATCGATGGTCTTCGAGTTGTGGTCTATGTCTATGAGCTCATCGATGGCGAGGTTAAAGTCGACAAGATCGATTTTAAGAAGGCCTCCACTTCCACTTCTGCTCCTTAGCGCCTTTAACAAACTGAACCCCTTTGTATGTTTTCGTCTGGAATcacttttgaaatttgaaacttTCTATAGCTTCTTTgtgaaaataatgtttaaatatttggaactTGAACCACTGAGAACAATGTTTTGCAAGTCATTTGAAGTTTATAGACTTTTGTTTAAGGGTCGACAGATGAAAATTCTATTTGTTCAGTTAAAAGACACTcatcatattttgaaaatgtattgcatttttctttttgatcaa
The window above is part of the Brassica napus cultivar Da-Ae chromosome C3, Da-Ae, whole genome shotgun sequence genome. Proteins encoded here:
- the LOC106451842 gene encoding vacuolar protein sorting-associated protein 29, translated to MVLVLALGDLHVPHRAADLPPKFKSMLVPGKIQHIICTGNLCIKEIHDYLKTICPDLHIVRGEFDEDARYSETKTLTIGQFKLGLCHGHQVIPWGDLDSLAMLQRQLDVDILVTGHTHQFTAYKHEGGVVINPGSATGAYSSINQDVNPSFVLMDIDGLRVVVYVYELIDGEVKVDKIDFKKASTSTSAP